A genomic region of Dreissena polymorpha isolate Duluth1 chromosome 4, UMN_Dpol_1.0, whole genome shotgun sequence contains the following coding sequences:
- the LOC127878522 gene encoding potassium channel subfamily K member 16-like yields the protein MGSEEVKKARNSGKRMCKKVLKIAFSHLGLCFLVVLYCLLGAALFELLERENEISICIDGRKEYDDMENKTLFSILDVILNNPVNSLAGDAQLIGVFEAFRNNSLAIGYDGSWCEGFDKVDGPMHEWTFAGSLFFAMTIVTTIGYGHIAPKTAWGRIMSISYAMIGIPLMLLFLTNIGGRACGHIPRDDEETNRRKPLMQIASKNEDGNDGVPGGIKALNGASIAQRGVKLRVSPTQSNEPLIIDEDNDEEDEEERRWDEISKVSIPLTVSLAIIGLYMVFGALLFKYWEGWDMLQSAYFCFITLSTIGFGDVTPSRDFSDPLTNFRLVVCYMYTTFGMAIMSMCFTLMQEEITEKFKWIGRKMGVVDEDEPEMEREENAHGNHSEC from the exons ATGGGTTCCGAGGAAGTTAAAAAAGCGCGAAATTCAGGAAAGCGTATGTGCAAAAAGGTACTGAAAATTGCATTTTCACATCTTGGATTGTGCTTTCTGGTTGTGCTGTATTGCCTTTTAGGCGCGGCGTTGTTTGAGCTGCTAGAAAGAGAGAATGAAATCTCGATATGCATTGATGGGCGAAAAGAATATGATGACATGGAAAACAAGACACTGTTCAGCATACTGGATGTTATCCTGAACAATCCCGTCAACTCATTGGCGGGAGACGCCCAACTAATCGGAGTGTTCGAGGCGTTCCGCAACAACTCCTTAGCCATAGGCTACGACGGTAGCTGGTGTGAGGGCTTCGACAAGGTAGATGGGCCTATGCATGAGTGGACCTTCGCGGGCTCCCTGTTCTTTGCTATGACAATTGTGACCACGATCG GTTACGGTCACATCGCACCGAAGACGGCATGGGGCCGCATCATGAGCATATCCTATGCCATGATCGGCATCCCGCTGATGCTGCTCTTCCTCACGAACATCGGCGGTCGCGCTTGCGGACATATTCCG AGGGACGATGAGGAGACCAACCGGAGGAAGCCGCTGATGCAGATTGCCAGCAAAAATG AGGACGGGAATGATGGGGTCCCTGGTGGCATTAAGGCACTGAACGGCGCCAGCATCGCACAAAGGGGAGTCAAACTGCGCGTGTCGCCGACCCAGTCCAACGAACCGCTCATCATCGACGAAGACAACGACGAAGAAGATGAGGAGGAGAGAAGATGGGACGAGATAAGTAAGGTGTCCATCCCGCTCACGGTAAGTCTCGCGATCATTGGCCTCTACATGGTTTTCGGCGCCTTGCTCTTCAAGTACTGGGAGGGATGGGACATGCTGCAGTCGGCGTACTTTTGCTTTATCACGCTGTCCACGATTGGCTTTGGTGACGTCACGCCGAGCAGGGATTTCAGCGATCCCTTGACGAATTTTCGGCTGGTCGTCTGCTACATGTACACCACGTTCGGAATGGCGATTATGTCGATGTGCTTCACGCTCATGCAGGAAGAAATAACGGAGAAATTCAAGTGGATCGGCAGGAAAATGGGCGTCGTCGATGAGGATGAACCGGAAATGGAAAGGGAAGAAAATGCGCATGGCAACCATTCCGAATGTTAA